One genomic window of Glycine soja cultivar W05 chromosome 9, ASM419377v2, whole genome shotgun sequence includes the following:
- the LOC114368822 gene encoding synaptotagmin-4-like has protein sequence MSVKKRAFSINIEEAAVDFFNHLLQEKPRIPVFVPLILIAWAIERWVFSASTWVPLALAVWTTIQYGRYQRKLLVEDLDKKWKRIILNVSPITPLEHCEWLNKLLTEVWSNYFNPKFSIRISAIVEKRLKLRKPRLLERVELQEFSLGSCPPSLALQGMRWSTIGDQRFLQLGFDWDTNEMSILLLAKLAKPLIGTARIVINSLHIKGDLLASPILDGKALLYSFVSTPEVRIGVAFGSGGSQSLPATEWPGVSSWLEKLFTDTLAKTMVEPRRRCFTLPAVDLRKKAVGGIIYIRVISANKLSRSCFKTCRRQPNGTSNGCSEDNFDDKDLQTFVEVEIEELTRRTDVRLGSTPRWDAPFNMVLHDNAGTLRFNLYESCPNNVRCDYLASCEIKLRHVEDDSTIMWAIGPDSGVIAKQAQFCGEEIEMVVPFEGHNSGELKVSVVVKEWQYSDGSHSLNSLRSSSSQQSINGSPNFQLRTGRKINVTVVEGKDLAAKDKSGKFDPYIKLQYGKVVQKTRTVHTPNPVWNQTFEFDEIGGGEYLKLKGFSEEIFGDENIGSAHVNLEGLVEGSVRDVWIPLERVRSGELRLQISVRADDQEGSKGSGLGLGNGWIELVLIEGRDLVAADVRGTSDPFVRVHYGNFKKKTKVIYKTLNPQWNQTLEFADDGSQLMLYVKDHNALLPTSSIGECVVEYQRLPPNQMADKWIPLQGVKRGEIHIQITRKVPEMQKRQSLDSEPSLSKLHQIPIQIKQMMIKFRSFIEDGNLEGLSTTLSELETLEDTQEGYIVQLETEQMLLLSKIKELGQEIINSSPSLSRRSSSTGN, from the exons ATGAGCGTGAAGAAAAGGGCATTTTCAATTAACATTGAAGAGGCTGCTGTGGACTTCTTCAACCATCTCTTGCAGGAGAAGCCTAGGATTCCAGTATTTGTTCCTTTGATTCTGATTGCTTGGGCAATTGAGAGATGGGTCTTCTCTGCCTCCACTTGGGTTCCTCTTGCACTTGCTGTCTGGACTACTATACAG TACGGGAGATACCAACGCAAACTGCTCGTGGAGGACTTGGATAAGAAATGGAAGCGAATCATACTGAATGTTTCG CCCATCACACCATTGGAGCACTGTGAGTGGCTGAATAAGTTGTTGACAGAAGTCTGGTCCAACTATTTTAATCCCAAGTTTTCAATAAGGATATCTGCTATAGTTGAG AAACGTTTAAAGCTCCGGAAACCAAGACTTCTA GAAAGAGTTGAACTGCAGGAGTTTTCACTGGGATCGTGCCCTCCTAGCTTGGCTTTGCAAGGGATGCGGTGGTCAACTATTGGTGATCAG AGATTTCTGCAACTGGGTTTCGACTGGGATACAAATGAAATGAGCATTTTGTTGCTTGCTAAGCTTGCAAAGCCATTGATTGGAACTGCTCGAATAGTGATTAACAGTCTTCATATCAAGGGTGAT CTTCTTGCCTCACCAATTCTAGATGGAAAAGCACTTCTGTATTCTTTTGTATCAACTCCTGAAGTGAGAATAGGAGTTGCCTTTGGAAGCGGTGGAAGCCAATCACTTCCTGCCACTGAATGGCCTGGTGTTTCTTCTTGGCTG GAAAAACTTTTTACTGACACCTTGGCTAAAACCATGGTGGAACCTCGGCGTCGTTGTTTCACTTTACCTGCTGTTGATTTAAGGAAAAAAGCAGTTGGAGGCATTATATATATTAGAGTGATTTCAGCAAATAAACTTTCTAGGAGTTGCTTTAAGACATGTAGGAGGCAACCAAATGGTACATCCAATGGTTGTTCAGAGGATAATTTTGATGATAAGGACCTACAAACATTTGTAGAGGTAGAAATTGAAGAATTAACCAGGAGAACAGATGTCAGACTGGGTTCAACCCCCAGATGGGATGCACCATTTAATATGGTTTTACACGATAATGCAGGAACTCTTCGTTTCAATCTTTATGAGAGTTGTCCCAACAACGTGAGATGTGACTATCTAGCAAGTTGTGAAATCAAG TTGAGGCATGTGGAAGATGATTCAACGATAATGTGGGCAATAGGACCTGATTCTGGAGTCATAGCAAAGCAAGCACAGTTTTGCggagaagaaattgaaatggttgtCCCATTTGAGGGGCACAACTCAGGAGAg TTGAAGGTGAGCGTTGTAGTAAAAGAGTGGCAATATTCTGATGGTTCACATAGCTTGAACAGTCTCCGGAGTAGCAGCTCTCAGCAGTCAATTAATGGATCACCAAATTTTCAGTTAAGAACTGGAAGAAAAATTAATGTAACTGTTGTGGAAGGAAAGGATCTTGCTGCAAAAGACAAATCTGGAAAGTTTGACCCATACATCAAATTGCAGTATGGAAAG GTTGTCCAGAAAACAAGGACGGTTCATACTCCAAATCCTGTATGGAATCAGACGTTTGAATTCGATGAGATTGGTGGTGGGgaatacttaaaattaaaaggCTTTTCAGAAGAAATTTTTGGAGATGAAAACATTGGTAGTGCACATGTGAATTTGGAAGGACTGGTTGAGGGCTCAGTCAGGGATGTATGGATCCCTCTTGAACGAGTGCGTTCTGGAGAATTAAGACTTCAAATATCAGTTAGAGCAGACGACCAAGAAGGATCAAAG GGCTCAGGTTTGGGCTTAGGAAATGGTTGGATTGAACTTGTTCTGATAGAGGGAAGGGATCTAGTTGCGGCCGATGTCAGAGGCACAAGTGATCCATTTGTGAGGGTACACTAcggaaattttaagaaaaagacaAAG GTCATATACAAAACTCTTAACCCTCAGTGGAACCAGACCTTAGAGTTCGCTGATGATGGAAGTCAACTAATGCTTTATGTCAAGGATCACAATGCATTGCTACCCACATCAAGTATAGGTGAATGTGTCGTAGAATATCAAAGGTTACCTCCAAACCAGATGGCCGACAAGTGGATACCTCTCCAAGGGGTGAAAAGGGGTGAAATTCACATCCAAATTACCAGAAAAGTTCCAGAGATGCAGAAGAGGCAAAGTCTAGACTCTGAACCTTCCTTGAGTAAACTACACCAAATTCCTATCCAG ATAAAACAGATGATGATCAAGTTCAGGTCCTTCATAGAGGATGGAAATCTTGAAGGACTCTCTACAACATTGAGTGAGCTAGAAACTCTAGAGGATACACAGGAAGGGTATATAGTCCAGCTGGAGACTGAGCAAATGCTTCTTCTCAGCAAAATAAAGGAACTTggccaagagatcattaattcTTCTCCTTCCCTGAGCAGGAGATCTTCTTCAACTGGAAACTGA
- the LOC114368823 gene encoding CRM-domain containing factor CFM3, chloroplastic/mitochondrial-like encodes MAFPNTCKLSELSFNSSFASLNHPHSSFRKFPFRTLTFASLPTPKPNPSAPWLTKSPSPKRAIEPLTAGDPTPDRKPQNAVDRIVLRLRNLGLPSEEEEQEQEHEEEIPATNPAPVTGEERLGELLQREWVRPDAVLVGEDDDEEEEMMLPWERDEEEKEVVVVSEEGLLKKRRVRAPSLADLTLEDELLRRLRREGMRVRERVSVPKAGLTEEVMEKIHKRWRKEELVRLKFHEELAKDMRKAHEIVERRTGGLVTWRSGSVMMVYRGIDYQGPDSRKELNEKKGDGFFVPDVSKREDSTATSTSEKSEVVVREREHPENMSEAEAEYNALLDGLGPRFFGWWGTGILPVDADLLPRTVPGYKTPFRLLPTGMRSRLTNAEMTNLRKLAKSLPCHFAVGRNRNHQGLACAILKLWEKSLVSKIAVKRGIQNTNNELMAEELKMLTGGTLLLRNKYFIVIYRGKDFVPTSVAAVLAEREELTKQVQDVEDKVRCRAVDAIPSGQGEATAQAGTLAEFYEAQARWGREISPDEREKMMEEAAKAKTAKLVRQIEHKIFIAQTKKLRAEKLLAKIEASMVPAGPDYDQETITDEERVMFRKVGLRMKPYLPLGIRGVFDGVVENMHLHWKHRELVKLMTKQKTLAFVEDTARLLEYESGGILVAIEKVSKEFALIYYRGKNYKRPITLRPRNLLTKGKALKRHVAMQRHEALSQHITELEKTIEQMKKELGMTQDSDVEDGGSIEEDDHNQIDISELALSEDEDSDGYDDEEDSDWDDGEASEFSEFINDEHP; translated from the exons ATGGCGTTCCCCAACACTTGCAAGCTCTCTGAATTGTCTTTCAATTCATCATTCGCATCACTGAACCATCCTCATAGCTCTTTCCGCAAATTCCCATTTCGCACTCTCACCTTCGCTTCTCTCCCAACCCCTAAACCCAACCCCTCCGCCCCCTGGCTCACCAAATCCCCCTCCCCCAAAAGGGCCATCGAACCCCTCACCGCCGGCGACCCTACTCCCGACAGAAAACCGCAGAACGCCGTCGATAGAATCGTCCTCCGGTTACGCAACCTCGGCTTGCCCtccgaagaagaagaacaagagcAAGAACATGAAGAAGAAATTCCGGCGACTAATCCGGCGCCGGTAACCGGAGAGGAGAGGCTGGGGGAGTTGCTCCAGCGGGAGTGGGTGCGCCCGGACGCCGTGTTGGTGGGTGAGGACGATGATGAGGAGGAAGAGATGATGCTGCCGTGGGAGAGGgatgaggaggagaaggaggtggtggtggtgagtgAAGAGGGGTTGTTGAAGAAGAGGAGGGTTAGGGCTCCGAGTTTGGCTGATTTGACACTTGAGGATGAACTGTTGAGGAGGTTGAGGAGAGAGGGGATGCGTGTGAGGGAGAGGGTGAGTGTCCCCAAAGCTGGACTCACTGAGGAGGTGATGGAGAAGATTCATAAGAGGTGGAGGAAGGAGGAGTTGGTGAGGCTCAAGTTTCATGAGGAACTTGCAAAGGACATGAGGAAGGCTCATGAGATTGTTGAG CGTCGAACTGGAGGATTGGTTACGTGGAGGTCAGGCAGTGTTATGATGGTGTATCGTGGTATTGATTACCAAGGGCCTGACTCGCGGAAGGAACTTAATGAGAAGAAAGGTGATGGTTTTTTTGTGCCGGATGTCTCGAAAAGGGAAGACAGTACTGCAACCTCAACCTCAGAGAAGAGTGAGGTGGTTGTGAGGGAGCGAGAACATCCGGAGAATATGTCAGAGGCAGAAGCAGAGTACAATGCCCTCCTTGATGGTTTAGGTCCTCGGTTTTTTGGATGGTGGGGTACAGGGATTCTTCCTGTTGATGCTGATTTGCTTCCCCGGACAGTTCCAGGTTACAAAACGCCTTTTAGGCTTCTTCCTACTGGGATGCGTTCTCGGCTAACAAATGCAGAGATGACCAATTTAAGGAAGCTTGCAAAATCACTTCCTTGTCATTTTGCTGTAG GGAGAAATAGAAATCACCAAGGTCTGGCATGTGCTATTCTTAAGCTTTGGGAGAAAAGTTTAGTTTCAAAGATTGCTGTCAAACGTGGGATCCAGAACACAAACAATGAACTGATGGCTGAGGAGCTGAAG ATGTTAACAGGAGGGACCTTGCTGCTAaggaataaatatttcattgttATATACCGTGGGAAAGACTTTGTTCCAACAAGTGTCGCTGCAGTTTTAGCTGAAAGAGAGGAATTAACAAAACAGGTACAGGACGTTGAAGACAAGGTGCGTTGCAGAGCAGTTGATGCAATTCCATCAGGGCAAGGTGAAGCAACGGCACAGGCTGGGACTTTAGCAGAGTTCTATGAGGCCCAAGCTCGATGGGGAAGGGAAATATCTCCTGATGAACGTGAGAAGATGATGGAAGAAGCTGCCAAAGCCAAGACTGCTAAGCTTGTCAGACaaattgaacataaaatatttata GCCCAGACTAAAAAGCTTAGAGCAGAAAAGCTCTTAGCCAAAATAGAAGCATCTATGGTTCCAGCTGGTCCTGATTATGATCAGGAAACAATCACAGATGAAGAACGTGTTATGTTCCGTAAAGTTGGTTTAAGAATGAAGCCATACTTACCACTTG GTATACGTGGTGTTTTTGATGGTGTTGTTGAGAATATGCATTTGCATTGGAAACACCGAGAACTTGTAAAATTGATGACGAAACAAAAGACTCTTGCTTTTGTTGAAGACACAGCAAGATTACTTGAATATGAGAGTGGTGGAATACTGGTGGCAATAGAGAAAGTTTCCAAAGAATTTGCTCTTATTTACTATCGTGGAAAGAATTATAAGCGGCCAATTACTCTTAGGCCTAGGAACCTTCTAACGAAGGGAAAGGCATTAAAGCGTCATGTAGCCATGCAACGTCATGAG GCTCTGAGTCAGCATATTACTGAATTGGAAAAAACTatagaacaaatgaaaaaagaacTT GGTATGACTCAAGATTCAGATGTTGAAGATGGGGGGAGCATCGAGGAAGATGACCATAACCAAATAGACATCTCAGAATTGGCCCTA AGTGAGGATGAAGATTCTGATGGTTATGATGATGAGGAAGACAGTGATTGGGACGATGGCGAGGCCTCCGAGTTTTCAGAATTCATAAATGATGAGCACCCTTGA
- the LOC114367387 gene encoding caffeoylshikimate esterase-like, producing the protein MAAITTKEQQVVVNYMSEELQTIFLSNLDEAPARRRAREAFKDIQLAIDHCLFRLSSDGVKTKEVYEVNSRGLKIFSKSWLPESSHLKAIICYCHGYADTCTFYFEGVARKLASSGYGVFALDYPGFGLSDGLHGYIPSFESLVNDVIEHFSKIKEQKKYQDVPSFLLGESMGGAIALNIHFKQPAAWNGAALIAPLCKFAEDMIPHWLVKQILIGVAKVLPKTKLVPQKEEVKDNIFRDVNKRKLAPYNVLLYKDKPRLGTALELLKATQELEQRLEEVSLPLLIMHGEADIITDPSASKALYEKAKVKDKKLCLYKDAFHTLLEGEPDETIFHVLGDIISWLDEHSSRKNKY; encoded by the exons ATGGCTGCAATAACCACAAAAGAACAACAAGTAGTAGTAAACTATATGAGTGAAGAGTTGCAAACGATTTTTCTGTCCAACTTGGATGAGGCACCCGCTAGACGGCGTGCTCGTGAGGCTTTTAAGGATATTCAACTTGCCATTGATCATTGCTTGTTTCGG TTATCATCAGATGGGGTGAAGACGAAAGAG GTTTATGAAGTGAACTCCAGAGGATTAAAAATATTCTCTAAAAGTTGGCTTCCAGAAAGTTCTCATTTGAAAGCAATCATTTGTTACTGTCATGGTTATGCAGATACTTGCACATTTTACTTTGAAG GAGTTGCAAGGAAGTTAGCATCATCTGGATATGGAGTATTTGCATTGGATTACCCTGGATTTGGCCTTTCTGATGGTCTTCATGGTTATATTCCTAGCTTTGAAAGTCTAGTGAATGATGTCATCGAGCATTTCTCAAAAATTAAGG AACAAAAGAAATATCAAGATGTACCAAGCTTCTTGTTGGGTGAATCAATGGGTGGAGCCATTGCTTTGAATATTCACTTCAAACAACCTGCTGCATGGAATGGTGCTGCTCTTATTGCACCTTTGTGCAAG TTTGCGGAGGATATGATTCCACATTGGTTGGTGAAGCAGATACTAATTGGTGTAGCAAAAGTTCTTCCTAAAACTAAGTTAGTTCCACAAAAGGAAGAGGttaaagataatatatttaGAGATGTGAACAAGAGAAAACTG GCACCCTATAACGTGTTACTCTACAAGGATAAACCAAGACTGGGAACTGCATTGGAGCTGTTGAAAGCCACACAGGAGCTAGAACAGCGTTTGGAAGAA GTTTCTCTGCCATTGTTGATCATGCATGGAGAGGCTGATATAATTACTGATCCATCAGCTAGTAAGGCTTTGTATGAGAAAGCTAAAGTGAAGGACAAGAAACTCTGCCTCTATAAGGATGCTTTCCATACTCTACTTGAAGGTGAACCTGATGAAACTATATTTCACGTGCTTGGTGATATTATATCTTGGCTTGATGAGCATAGCAgcagaaaaaacaaatattaa